One window from the genome of Acuticoccus sp. I52.16.1 encodes:
- a CDS encoding DUF3489 domain-containing protein — translation MTELTNTQRAVLTAAAERPGLQILPLPEHIKGGAAKKVTTALLARGLVREDGETLVATDAGLRAIGIAPTPKEPSASIAGPEEPGAPKNTTPKTRPGTKQAALIAMLEAREGATIPEIAEATGWQHHTVRGAIAGALKKRLGLDVTSEKDERRGRVYRLAR, via the coding sequence ATGACCGAACTCACCAATACCCAGCGCGCCGTCCTCACCGCCGCCGCTGAGCGGCCCGGCCTTCAGATCCTGCCCCTGCCGGAGCACATCAAGGGCGGTGCCGCGAAGAAGGTCACGACCGCGCTCCTCGCGCGAGGCCTCGTCCGCGAGGACGGCGAAACACTCGTCGCGACGGACGCGGGGCTCCGCGCGATCGGCATCGCCCCGACGCCGAAAGAGCCGAGCGCCAGCATCGCCGGCCCGGAGGAACCGGGCGCGCCCAAGAACACCACTCCGAAGACCCGGCCCGGCACCAAGCAGGCCGCGCTGATCGCTATGCTCGAAGCGCGGGAGGGTGCCACCATTCCCGAGATCGCCGAGGCGACCGGCTGGCAGCATCACACCGTTCGAGGCGCCATCGCTGGCGCGCTCAAGAAGCGGCTTGGGCTCGACGTCACGTCCGAGAAGGACGAGCGCCGGGGTCGGGTCTACCGCCTGGCTCGCTGA
- a CDS encoding phage terminase large subunit family protein: MSAPTSRSLRSSASLSVEIETFDGAEDLAKAWRQGLTPDPAFTVSEWADRHRWLSSRASAEPGRYRTDRTPYMRAIMDALSPSHPAQRVVFMKAAQVGATEAGNCFIGFVMHHAPGPMLAVQPTVELAKRNSRQRIDALIEESPALRERVQPARSRDAGNTQLSKDFPGGVLVMTGANSAVGLRSMPARYVVLDEVDAYPASADEEGDPVALAEARSLTFAHRRKVFLVSTPTIRGVSRIEREYEASDQRRFFMPCPLCGHMQWLRFERLRWEKGRPETAAYHCEDCEQAFAEHHKAAMLGAGEWRATGTSQDPRTIGFHLSALYSPPGWKSWADIARDKEMVAGSDEAERVFRNTVLGETWVETGDAPDWQRLADRREHGTAGIVPAGGLFLTAGADVQKDRIEVDVWAWGRGLESWLVEHVVIEGGPGSEACWHGLNELLGRAWPHENGSSLTIVRLAIDTGYETPAVYAWARQVGFAQVAPVKGVEGFNRASPVTGPTFVDATVGGKRLRRGARLWTVASSTFKAETYRFLRLDRPAADDVEGSASFAPGTVHLPRWADSEWLKQLVAEQLVTVRNKRGFARLEWQKLRERNEALDCRVYARAAAWIAGADRWSDAHWRELERHVAAPEGDEQAAPANTIPRPMARRRTVQSSYMR, encoded by the coding sequence ATGTCCGCGCCCACCTCGAGGAGCTTGCGGAGCTCCGCGTCGCTTTCCGTTGAGATCGAGACCTTTGATGGCGCGGAAGATCTCGCGAAGGCCTGGCGCCAGGGTCTCACACCGGATCCGGCATTCACGGTCTCCGAATGGGCGGACCGGCATCGTTGGCTCTCGTCGCGAGCATCGGCGGAGCCGGGTCGCTATCGGACCGACCGGACGCCATACATGCGCGCCATCATGGACGCGCTGAGCCCGAGCCACCCGGCGCAGCGGGTCGTGTTCATGAAGGCGGCGCAAGTCGGCGCGACGGAGGCCGGCAACTGCTTCATCGGGTTCGTGATGCATCACGCGCCCGGCCCGATGCTGGCGGTGCAGCCGACGGTTGAGCTGGCGAAGCGCAATTCGCGGCAGCGGATCGACGCGCTAATCGAGGAGAGCCCGGCGCTGCGCGAGCGGGTGCAGCCGGCGCGATCGCGGGACGCTGGCAACACGCAGCTTTCGAAGGACTTTCCGGGCGGCGTGCTTGTGATGACCGGCGCGAACTCGGCGGTCGGCCTGCGCTCGATGCCGGCGCGGTACGTCGTCCTCGACGAGGTCGACGCCTACCCGGCGTCCGCCGATGAGGAAGGCGATCCCGTGGCCCTTGCCGAGGCCCGTTCGCTGACCTTCGCGCACCGGCGCAAGGTGTTCCTGGTGTCGACGCCGACCATTCGCGGCGTCAGCCGGATCGAGCGGGAGTACGAGGCGAGCGACCAGCGGCGGTTCTTTATGCCGTGCCCGCTGTGCGGCCACATGCAGTGGCTGCGCTTCGAGCGTCTGCGGTGGGAGAAGGGTCGGCCGGAGACGGCGGCGTACCACTGCGAGGACTGCGAGCAGGCGTTCGCCGAGCATCACAAGGCGGCGATGCTCGGCGCTGGCGAATGGCGGGCAACGGGCACGAGCCAGGATCCGCGGACGATCGGCTTCCACCTGTCGGCGCTTTATTCGCCGCCGGGATGGAAGTCCTGGGCGGACATCGCGCGGGACAAAGAGATGGTCGCCGGGTCGGACGAGGCAGAGCGCGTGTTCCGCAACACCGTGCTCGGCGAGACGTGGGTCGAGACCGGGGACGCGCCCGATTGGCAGCGGCTCGCCGACCGGCGGGAGCACGGGACTGCGGGGATCGTGCCCGCCGGCGGCCTGTTCCTGACGGCCGGCGCGGACGTCCAGAAGGACCGCATCGAGGTCGACGTCTGGGCGTGGGGGCGCGGGCTAGAGAGCTGGCTCGTCGAGCACGTTGTGATCGAGGGCGGCCCCGGCTCGGAAGCGTGTTGGCACGGTCTGAACGAGCTGCTCGGCCGGGCCTGGCCGCACGAGAACGGATCGTCGCTGACGATCGTCCGGCTCGCCATCGACACGGGCTACGAGACGCCGGCGGTGTACGCGTGGGCGCGGCAGGTTGGCTTCGCACAGGTGGCGCCGGTGAAGGGCGTCGAGGGGTTCAACAGGGCGAGCCCCGTCACGGGACCGACGTTCGTCGATGCGACCGTCGGTGGCAAGCGGCTGCGCAGAGGCGCACGTCTCTGGACCGTCGCCTCTTCGACCTTCAAGGCGGAGACCTACCGCTTCCTGCGGCTCGATCGCCCCGCGGCCGATGACGTCGAGGGCAGTGCATCGTTCGCGCCGGGCACCGTCCACCTCCCGCGCTGGGCGGACAGCGAGTGGCTGAAGCAGCTCGTCGCCGAGCAGCTCGTCACGGTGAGGAACAAGCGCGGTTTCGCCCGGCTCGAATGGCAAAAGCTGCGCGAGCGCAACGAGGCGCTGGACTGCCGTGTCTACGCCCGCGCCGCCGCATGGATCGCGGGCGCGGATCGATGGTCGGACGCGCATTGGCGTGAGCTGGAGCGGCACGTCGCGGCACCCGAAGGCGATGAGCAGGCGGCGCCCGCGAACACGATCCCGCGTCCCATGGCGCGGCGGCGAACGGTCCAATCGAGCTACATGCGGTGA
- a CDS encoding GlsB/YeaQ/YmgE family stress response membrane protein, whose protein sequence is MEEFFQALGTIGLIFLVVVGVLAGFLASAVQGGRNKVRNIVVGVVGALLLPLIVAVLATGVLAAGGLVLILLVALVGAVAVLAIVRLIFR, encoded by the coding sequence TTGGAAGAGTTCTTTCAGGCGCTGGGAACGATCGGGCTGATCTTCCTCGTTGTGGTCGGCGTGCTCGCGGGGTTCCTCGCATCGGCAGTCCAAGGCGGCCGCAACAAGGTCCGCAACATCGTGGTCGGCGTGGTCGGCGCGCTGCTGCTCCCCTTGATCGTGGCGGTGCTAGCGACCGGCGTGCTCGCCGCGGGCGGGCTGGTCCTGATCCTGCTCGTTGCTCTCGTCGGAGCCGTGGCGGTGCTTGCCATCGTCCGCCTGATCTTTCGCTGA
- a CDS encoding phage head-tail joining protein yields the protein MATLEELRTRREALLASRASGVARVSYDGKTVDYRSLAEIDRAIEALDREIAAAEGRRILRHLRVVSDKGL from the coding sequence ATGGCCACTCTTGAAGAATTGAGGACGCGCCGCGAGGCTCTGTTGGCCTCGCGTGCGAGCGGCGTCGCGCGCGTCAGCTACGACGGCAAGACCGTAGACTATCGCAGCCTCGCCGAGATCGACCGCGCCATCGAGGCGCTGGATCGCGAGATCGCGGCGGCCGAGGGGCGGAGGATCCTGCGCCACCTCCGCGTCGTGAGCGACAAGGGGCTCTGA
- a CDS encoding phage portal protein — protein sequence MPLLDGLRRRLGGPTTARSRLEGAMAQRRLRGWQPPLENINSLVASGGPRLLARARELVVTNGYAANACEAFASNLVGDGIKPSSLITDPALRDEVQRLWLAWTDEADVDGLTDFYGLQAMVAREMFVAGECFVRIRPRRLEDELSVPLQLQLLQSEMLPFEMTEALEGGRRIRCGIEFDAIGRRTAYHFRRSHPGDSTDHRVGTFETVRVPASDVLHIYRPIDAGQLRGLPHVAPAMVRLFLLDQYDDAELDRKKTAAMFAGFITKTAPEEALLGGVEVAEDGTGTVSLEPGTLQVLLPGEDVKFSSPADVGGGFEAFQYRTLLAVSASLGLPYHLVTGDVRQANYSSLRAELVEFRRRVEQLQHGVIAFQLCRPVWQRWLDTAVLAGALRSTETPAELRPVQWIPPRWDWVDPLKDIQAQVLAIESGLLSRRKAVEATGYDIEEIDRENAADATRAADLGLAYRTSPGETQGARATPQQTPDPNEE from the coding sequence TTGCCGCTGCTGGATGGGCTTCGGCGCCGGCTCGGCGGGCCGACGACTGCGCGGTCACGCCTTGAAGGTGCCATGGCGCAGCGACGGCTCCGCGGATGGCAGCCGCCGCTGGAGAACATCAACTCGCTGGTCGCGTCGGGCGGTCCGCGTTTGCTCGCGCGAGCCCGCGAGCTGGTTGTGACGAACGGCTACGCGGCCAACGCGTGTGAGGCATTCGCCTCCAACCTCGTCGGCGACGGCATCAAACCATCATCGCTGATCACCGATCCGGCGCTTCGCGACGAGGTCCAGCGGCTGTGGCTCGCTTGGACCGACGAGGCGGACGTCGACGGCCTGACCGACTTCTACGGCCTGCAGGCGATGGTCGCTCGCGAGATGTTCGTGGCCGGTGAGTGCTTCGTCCGGATCCGGCCGCGCCGGCTCGAGGACGAACTGTCGGTCCCGCTGCAACTGCAGCTACTTCAATCGGAGATGCTGCCGTTCGAGATGACTGAGGCGCTGGAGGGCGGGCGGCGCATTCGCTGCGGGATCGAGTTCGATGCCATCGGACGGAGAACGGCCTACCACTTCCGCCGGAGCCACCCCGGCGACAGCACCGATCACCGTGTCGGCACGTTCGAGACGGTGCGGGTGCCGGCGTCCGATGTGCTGCACATCTACCGGCCGATCGACGCGGGCCAGTTGCGCGGCCTTCCGCACGTTGCGCCTGCGATGGTGCGGCTGTTCCTGCTCGACCAGTACGACGACGCCGAGCTCGACCGGAAAAAGACGGCGGCGATGTTCGCCGGCTTCATCACGAAGACCGCGCCGGAAGAGGCACTGCTCGGCGGTGTCGAGGTCGCGGAGGACGGCACTGGTACGGTCAGCCTGGAGCCGGGCACGCTGCAAGTGCTGCTCCCCGGCGAGGACGTGAAGTTCTCGTCGCCCGCAGACGTCGGCGGCGGTTTCGAGGCGTTCCAGTACCGGACACTGCTGGCGGTCTCGGCCTCGCTCGGTCTGCCGTACCACCTGGTCACCGGCGACGTCCGGCAGGCAAACTACTCAAGTCTGCGCGCGGAGCTGGTCGAGTTCCGTCGGCGAGTCGAGCAGCTGCAGCACGGCGTCATCGCCTTCCAGCTGTGTCGCCCCGTCTGGCAGCGATGGCTCGACACCGCGGTGCTCGCCGGCGCGTTGAGGTCGACCGAGACGCCGGCCGAGCTTCGCCCGGTGCAGTGGATCCCGCCAAGGTGGGACTGGGTCGATCCGCTGAAGGACATCCAGGCGCAGGTGCTCGCCATCGAGTCCGGCCTGCTGTCGCGCCGCAAGGCGGTCGAGGCGACCGGCTACGACATCGAAGAGATCGACCGGGAGAACGCGGCCGACGCCACTCGCGCCGCGGATCTCGGCCTCGCCTACCGCACCAGCCCCGGCGAGACGCAGGGGGCGCGGGCGACGCCCCAGCAGACCCCGGACCCCAACGAGGAGTGA
- a CDS encoding head maturation protease, ClpP-related, which translates to MRSWYTIRALAESAEVAIYDEIGAFGVSAKAFLDELGGLPDEQRITLRINSPGGSVFDAVAIHNALKRHPAGVTVWIDGIAASAASYIAMAGDEVVMPANAFLMIHDPSGMVLGTAGDMRAMAEALDKIKTSLVAGYAAKSGGTDADIAELMRRETWFDAEEAVALGFVDRVAEPVRIAARFDVGRFRNAPPELVEEVGQVEAIEASDDDGAAASDEEDGDTARAKAETEPESAAAPTEPDPPMPSPHPSAAAIRSEAMAQARAVVDLCTLAGLPQMASRFLADGVPIDEVRAALLAARADAGVEIDAHHTQPGRTVGARPWGEVIASTFKPKG; encoded by the coding sequence ATGCGGTCTTGGTACACGATCCGCGCCCTCGCCGAGAGCGCGGAGGTCGCGATCTATGACGAGATCGGCGCCTTCGGCGTCTCGGCGAAGGCATTCCTGGACGAGCTCGGCGGACTGCCCGATGAGCAGCGCATCACGCTGCGCATCAACAGCCCCGGCGGCTCGGTCTTCGACGCGGTCGCGATCCACAACGCGCTGAAGCGGCACCCGGCCGGCGTGACCGTCTGGATCGACGGCATCGCCGCTTCGGCCGCGTCGTACATCGCCATGGCCGGCGACGAGGTCGTCATGCCGGCGAACGCGTTCCTGATGATCCACGATCCGAGTGGCATGGTGCTCGGCACCGCCGGCGACATGCGCGCGATGGCCGAGGCGCTGGACAAGATCAAGACGAGCCTGGTGGCGGGCTACGCCGCAAAGTCTGGCGGGACCGACGCGGACATTGCCGAGCTCATGCGCAGGGAGACTTGGTTCGACGCCGAGGAGGCGGTCGCGCTGGGGTTCGTGGACCGTGTGGCCGAGCCGGTTCGAATCGCGGCGCGGTTCGACGTTGGCCGCTTCCGCAATGCGCCGCCCGAGCTGGTTGAGGAGGTGGGGCAAGTGGAGGCCATCGAAGCGTCCGACGATGATGGCGCGGCGGCGTCAGATGAGGAAGACGGCGATACCGCCCGTGCGAAGGCCGAGACCGAGCCGGAGTCCGCAGCGGCGCCGACCGAGCCCGATCCGCCGATGCCGTCCCCACATCCATCCGCTGCGGCCATCCGTTCGGAGGCGATGGCGCAAGCCCGTGCCGTCGTTGACCTCTGCACGCTCGCCGGTCTGCCGCAGATGGCGAGCCGCTTTCTTGCCGACGGCGTGCCCATCGACGAGGTTCGCGCCGCGTTGCTTGCCGCCCGCGCCGACGCTGGAGTGGAGATCGATGCGCACCACACCCAGCCCGGCCGCACGGTCGGCGCACGACCCTGGGGCGAGGTGATCGCCTCCACCTTCAAGCCCAAAGGATGA
- a CDS encoding head decoration protein, whose amino-acid sequence MTVLTEGRHPGGFLVWEAFRDYCHEVVTVASGTLEPGTVLGKITASGKYAAHDPDASDGTETAVAVLWGHADASGGDTLAVALVRGPAIVNQHDLVFAGTPSAGEIAAAYTALAAAGIIVR is encoded by the coding sequence ATGACCGTACTGACCGAAGGCCGCCATCCCGGCGGCTTTCTCGTCTGGGAGGCGTTCCGCGACTACTGCCACGAGGTGGTGACGGTGGCCTCCGGCACGCTCGAGCCCGGCACCGTGCTCGGCAAGATCACCGCGTCGGGCAAATACGCCGCCCATGATCCCGACGCCTCCGACGGCACCGAAACTGCCGTTGCCGTCCTCTGGGGCCATGCCGACGCCAGCGGCGGCGACACGCTCGCCGTGGCGCTCGTCCGTGGCCCCGCCATCGTCAACCAGCACGATCTCGTCTTCGCCGGCACGCCGTCGGCCGGCGAGATCGCCGCCGCTTACACCGCGCTCGCCGCGGCCGGCATCATCGTGCGCTGA
- a CDS encoding major capsid protein: MAAMDIFEGDAFSIIELTRALDNIPFKPATLSGSGLFADRGVRSRTVVIESRDGTLSLIPFSERGSAYEQQVPERRDVRAFVCRQFKKQDVIWASEIQGIRAFGSDSETQQVQGEVARRLRRLRSDAEATFEYHLLNGIQGLVKDPKDASTVVNYFTEFAITPSAEVDFDLDNATPASGALRKKCQSLIESVEEGLGGLATGSVMLRAECGSSFFADLVAHKEVRETYLNTAAAADLRSRVADEVSFGGITFRRYRGNAAFGVPADKAFFYPEGVEGLFEIYYAPADTFETVNTLGLPLYARAIPDRDRDEWVRLEIESNPLPICTRPQALRTGKRT, encoded by the coding sequence ATGGCCGCCATGGACATCTTCGAAGGCGATGCCTTCTCCATCATCGAGCTCACCCGCGCGCTCGACAACATTCCATTCAAGCCGGCGACGCTGTCCGGATCGGGGCTTTTCGCGGACCGCGGCGTGCGCTCCCGCACAGTCGTCATCGAAAGCCGCGATGGCACGCTCTCGCTGATCCCGTTCTCCGAGCGCGGATCGGCCTACGAGCAGCAGGTCCCCGAGCGCCGTGACGTGCGCGCCTTCGTCTGCCGGCAGTTCAAGAAGCAGGACGTCATTTGGGCGTCGGAGATCCAGGGCATCCGCGCCTTTGGCTCCGACAGCGAGACCCAGCAGGTCCAGGGCGAGGTCGCACGCCGCCTTCGCCGCCTCCGGTCCGACGCCGAAGCGACTTTCGAGTACCACCTCCTGAACGGCATCCAGGGTCTGGTGAAGGATCCGAAGGACGCGTCGACGGTCGTCAACTACTTCACCGAGTTCGCGATCACGCCGTCGGCCGAGGTCGACTTCGATCTCGACAACGCGACGCCTGCCTCCGGTGCGCTCCGCAAAAAGTGCCAGTCGCTGATCGAGAGCGTCGAGGAGGGTCTCGGCGGGCTCGCCACCGGCTCCGTCATGCTGCGCGCCGAGTGCGGCTCGTCCTTCTTTGCGGATCTCGTGGCGCACAAGGAGGTGCGCGAGACCTACCTCAACACGGCGGCGGCTGCCGATCTGCGGAGCCGTGTTGCGGACGAGGTCAGCTTCGGCGGGATCACCTTCCGGCGCTACCGGGGCAACGCTGCTTTCGGCGTGCCGGCGGACAAGGCGTTCTTCTATCCCGAGGGCGTCGAGGGCCTGTTCGAGATCTACTACGCCCCAGCCGACACGTTCGAGACCGTCAACACGCTCGGCCTGCCGCTCTACGCCCGAGCCATCCCCGATCGAGACCGCGACGAGTGGGTGCGGCTCGAGATCGAGAGCAACCCGCTCCCGATCTGCACCCGGCCGCAGGCGCTCCGGACCGGCAAGCGGACCTGA
- a CDS encoding DUF6441 family protein, translating into MWEREVGVRLKGNWRAQVVGAGLGPRLGNTIRSERYPKQGTSIRAAALVWSKAPVIVGAHDRGATIRPRSGLWLAIPLPVARERIRRGPLTPSIWERKTGTSLRIVRRRYGPSLLVADNVRVTKSGRIRSNVTRRKDGTTYSRLAGRSSAPIFLLVPQVRLRKRLDLDRDARAAEAALPGAIVSNWVEGRLS; encoded by the coding sequence GTGTGGGAGAGAGAGGTCGGCGTTCGGCTGAAGGGCAACTGGCGGGCGCAAGTCGTCGGGGCGGGTCTCGGCCCGCGGCTTGGCAACACGATCCGCAGCGAGCGGTATCCGAAGCAGGGCACGAGCATCCGAGCCGCCGCGCTCGTCTGGTCGAAGGCGCCTGTCATCGTCGGTGCCCACGACCGGGGCGCGACGATCCGGCCGAGGTCGGGCCTTTGGCTCGCCATACCGTTGCCCGTCGCGCGGGAGCGCATTCGGCGTGGGCCTCTGACACCGTCCATCTGGGAACGCAAGACGGGGACCAGCCTGCGCATTGTGCGGCGTCGATATGGGCCGAGCTTGCTCGTCGCGGATAATGTCCGGGTGACGAAGTCGGGACGGATCCGGTCGAACGTCACCCGGCGGAAGGACGGCACGACCTACAGCCGGCTCGCCGGCCGATCGTCCGCCCCGATCTTCCTGTTGGTGCCGCAGGTTCGCCTGCGAAAGCGGTTGGATCTTGATCGCGACGCGCGAGCGGCCGAGGCGGCGCTGCCGGGCGCGATTGTCTCCAACTGGGTCGAGGGGCGGCTCAGCTGA
- a CDS encoding type II toxin-antitoxin system ParD family antitoxin, giving the protein MVTRNVVLTETQSALLDRLIDEGRYQNASEAMRAGLRLLEREEAEMGELRARVERGLDEARRGDLAEGSGEDAVRRAFARARSEA; this is encoded by the coding sequence ATGGTGACCCGCAACGTCGTGCTGACCGAAACGCAGTCCGCCCTTCTCGACAGGTTGATTGATGAGGGGCGGTACCAGAACGCGAGCGAGGCGATGCGGGCAGGTTTGCGTCTCCTCGAGCGCGAGGAAGCCGAAATGGGTGAGTTGCGAGCCCGAGTCGAGCGCGGTCTCGACGAGGCGCGCCGCGGCGATCTCGCCGAAGGCTCTGGCGAAGATGCGGTCCGCAGAGCGTTCGCCCGCGCCCGCTCCGAGGCGTGA
- a CDS encoding type II toxin-antitoxin system RelE/ParE family toxin: MTTKPWRLTRQAEASLTDIARWTIDTFGTRQADAYEADLIDRCTAIANGLAVSQSCRALIDLNLPEDLRFARAGQHFIVFVEDPEQVIILDFLHARSDLPARLERLNTRSSER; this comes from the coding sequence GTGACCACGAAGCCGTGGCGGCTGACGCGGCAGGCGGAGGCCTCGCTGACCGACATTGCTCGGTGGACGATCGACACCTTCGGAACCCGCCAGGCCGACGCGTACGAGGCCGATCTCATCGACCGCTGCACCGCGATCGCGAACGGCTTGGCGGTGTCACAGAGCTGCAGGGCGCTGATCGATCTTAACCTGCCCGAAGACCTGCGCTTCGCACGCGCCGGCCAACACTTCATCGTCTTCGTCGAGGACCCCGAGCAGGTGATCATCCTCGATTTCCTCCACGCCCGCAGTGACCTTCCCGCGAGGCTGGAGCGCTTGAACACTCGCTCCAGCGAGCGCTGA
- a CDS encoding phage tail tube protein, with the protein MARAIGARAQMALAFESVYGTAPASGFHRMPFASSTIGSEQPLLNSELLGYGRDPLPPVKDAVTADGDVVVPIDAEAWGVWLKGAFGSPTTTGTGPYTHEFRSGSWTLPSMAIETAMPDVPHFAMATGCVVDRLTWQMQRSGLLTATVGLIAQGEAVASSTGAGAPSDWSLKRFGHFAGSISRDGSALGNVVSAEVTYANNIDRIETIRADGRIDGADPSIAALTGRLDVRFADQTLLNQAINGTAAELTFAYTLPSGESFELVAHAVYLPRPRLEISGPQGIQASFDWQAARDPVAGRMCTATLVNDIEEY; encoded by the coding sequence ATGGCACGCGCGATTGGAGCGCGGGCGCAGATGGCGCTCGCGTTCGAGAGCGTCTACGGCACCGCGCCCGCGAGCGGCTTCCACCGCATGCCGTTCGCGAGCTCGACGATCGGGTCGGAGCAGCCGCTGCTCAACTCCGAGCTTCTCGGCTACGGCCGCGATCCACTCCCGCCGGTGAAAGACGCGGTCACGGCTGACGGCGATGTCGTCGTCCCGATCGATGCCGAAGCCTGGGGCGTCTGGCTGAAAGGCGCGTTCGGCAGCCCAACCACAACCGGCACCGGCCCCTACACGCATGAGTTCCGGTCCGGCTCCTGGACGCTGCCCTCGATGGCGATCGAGACGGCGATGCCGGACGTGCCGCATTTCGCCATGGCGACCGGCTGTGTCGTCGATCGCCTCACGTGGCAGATGCAGCGCTCCGGCCTGCTCACCGCCACCGTAGGCCTGATTGCGCAGGGCGAGGCGGTCGCATCGAGCACCGGCGCAGGCGCGCCGTCGGATTGGTCGCTGAAGCGCTTTGGCCACTTCGCCGGCTCGATCAGCCGTGACGGTTCTGCCCTCGGCAACGTCGTCTCGGCGGAGGTCACATACGCCAACAACATCGACCGCATCGAGACCATCCGCGCGGACGGTCGCATCGACGGAGCCGACCCGTCCATCGCCGCGCTCACGGGCCGGCTCGATGTCCGTTTCGCCGACCAGACCCTGCTCAACCAGGCGATCAACGGCACCGCCGCCGAGCTGACCTTCGCCTACACGCTCCCATCCGGAGAGAGCTTCGAGCTCGTCGCCCACGCCGTCTACCTGCCGCGCCCGCGGCTGGAGATCTCCGGGCCGCAGGGCATCCAGGCGAGCTTCGACTGGCAGGCCGCGCGCGACCCCGTCGCCGGCCGCATGTGCACCGCAACCCTCGTCAACGACATTGAGGAATACTGA